From the Hordeum vulgare subsp. vulgare chromosome 1H, MorexV3_pseudomolecules_assembly, whole genome shotgun sequence genome, the window GCTTTGCCAGTGAAGCGAATCCACAAGTGATTCAGAGCCaactgaaacaaacagggcctgagTGGTATGATGCGCATAGAAAAGCAACCGTATTTGCATCTAGGTTGAACTACTCTTCTACAATGCAAGGTGACCTATTCGAGTCACAGATGTCAGATAAAACTATAGACCCAAGTCCAAACTGATGAAATGCTTAGCAAACGGACTGAACAAAACTCTTAGGTTCTAACAATTATACGAAAATCATATAAAGCAACAACAGCTACCCCCAGTCAAACAGAGACCGCTGCAGACTTCCTTTGAAGTGATTGAAATAAGCGGAGGACGAAATACTAAATTTAGAAAGATGTCCATTTACCTCAATAGCAACCCTGTTAGCAAAGGTCCCGAGGAGAAGAGGGGCTGCAAATGGTAGCACGAATGTACTGAAAATGAAAATTCTGAAGAGCCACCCCGACAGTGCAAGCCAAACGAAAGTAAGTGTCTGCATACAAATATGGAATATTATTTTTGCAGCCTAATATTGAAACAGAAAGAAATTGGGTATGAGAAGGTGCTCAAAGTTGGAAccattcataaaatttggatcctAAAAAGTATAAGTGGACACAACCCAGACAGCTGAAGGAAGGTGTATATGCCCAGACGAGCTAATAAAACTTCGTGTTAGGGTAAATTTTGGATAGATCGTTCCCCAGTTACTAAAAATGTAGTTAGAGAAATGAATTGAGAATGCACGGGTGATAAGTCTCACTCCTTTTCGTATGTTCTTGTTCCTACATATACAAATTATATCAACAGCAGCGATCTTCAAGTGGCTATTTCACACAGGTCACCTTTACACTCCTGGCCTCCTGGGTGTTTTATGATCATGCTATGGTTAACTTAGTATTCAATAAGAATCCAAGCTCTACCAGAAAAGACTAGTAGCCCTAGCACCACATAACAAGCATCAGGCCTGAGAAACAATCAACTATTGGGAACCCGTCTACACTAACTCACGGTCTACCTAAGTAACCACAACAATCAGTCAGACACCACTTCAAGCCTGTAAATCAATTGACCTTGACTGCAaataactactccctctgtcccataatgTAAGACGTTTTCTCTGcacattatgggacggagggaataGTTATTTCTGCACAATTAGCCGCAGCTGACAACTCACCCACTATTCCTAAGACTTAAGAACAGACTAGTATAGCTCAATAGGTTATTTGATGCAAAAATGTTTCATATCACTAGCAAAATCAAAACCGTGATGATCTATGCAAGTATGTGAATGAGTAAGCAAGACAACCAATTAAGTTAAGCTAGGAGTAAATGATTTCAAGCTGCTAGTGAACTCACAGACAAAGctctcccgataggagtcgccagGAAGTCACTCAGCTCCCTCCGGTACTGCACGCCAAAGCACAAATTAGCCATAAATTGAGCCAGCAGCTACGCGCTAACAGGTCATAGCATGGTGGATATCATCTCTACCCTAGGCCAGCTGCGGGAGAAGTCGACGGAGAAGGACCGCCACCGCCGGCCGACGCCGAGCTCGGCGTCGATCTCAGCGGCTCGTTCCCGCGCCGCGCGCGCGGCCTCGGCCACGCGGCGCGAGATCGAGTACCGCCCGTCCAGGCGCTGCGCGGCCTGTCGCGCCTCGAAGGAGAGGCGCTCGGCCCCCGCGTTGGCGCCCCGCCAAGCGCGCTGAAGAAGGCCGTCGAGGTCGGCGCGGCCGAAGAAGGCGCGAGGGGAAACCGTCGAGGCCCGCCGGAGCTGACCGCGGCGGGCGGGAACAGCGGAGCGCGAGAGGTGGAGGAGGCGGCCGGGGCCGGTCCCGGTCGACGGCGGTGGGGGGTGATGCCACCGAGGAGGTGCGAGCGTGGACGCCATTCCGGCGCGTGCGAGGGCGAGAGTGCGTCGCGTCGTCCTGAGATTATTGTGCGGATGGGGTCGCTCGGTTTGTGGGCCGTGTTGGGTCGAGGCCTCTCTCGTACTCGAGGCCGCCCGTTGTTCCGTCAAAAAACTGCCGACGTAACGCGCCCTAGCCCCCACGCACGTCCCGGTCCAGCCCAGCTCGGGTTTTCAGCCTTTAGATTTCTTTTTTTATTCCTCTTTTTAcattttcctatttattttaaATATTTTCCTAGACTATCTTTTTGACATTTAAATAGACttgaatatatatatttttagtaCACAAACATATATTCATACACTTTTTTTCGAAAAGGATGTTAAAGCTTTTAAAATTATTAATATGTTCATAGATGTGTGGACAGTTTTTTAAGATTTCACTTTAAAAAATATATGAACTTTTAACAAATTATTTTCTTTAAACATATATAGTTTTAAAATAGGTGATGAATACTTTTTATCTAGTatgttttaatttttattcaaaaTACATTCATGCCTATTTCAAACTAATTTTTGACAAAAAGAATTAGCTTTGTAAATGTAATGTTTTTGAAATGCAGAAAAGTTCCAGCAATTGCAATTGGTCCACTCATGTAAAGGCGTTGTAGGTATCATGTCAACAGTTTGACGAAACGTGCTTAGGAGCACTCTCGTTTTTTCATACTTACTCTCGTTCTTTTAGGATAACTCCTCTTGTTTATGATCTCATTTTTTTACTTACTCTCGTTCCTTTAGGATAACTTCTTCGGTTTATGATCTCTTTTTTAGACTTACTCTCGTTCTTTTAGAATAACTCCTCTGGTTTATGATGTCCTTTTGAGCTTGTTGGTGGAGACTCTTTGCCTCTAAACATTTTATTTCCTTTACCACGTTCTATAATCCTCTAAAAAatggaaaatagaaaaggaaCACACTATTTTTGGGTATTAGTAAATGATATGGAATTCGCTAAAAATGGATTAGTATGCAATCTATAGAAAGAAAGATGTAGTAAGCATTTAATACTCTAAAAAGGTAAATTACAGGTGCAAACTCAGTGCTAAAATTGAAAATATTCACAAGAGCAAGTATAATAACAGGTTTAGGACATCCTCAATGGTGCGTCTATATTTAGTTTTACGGCGTTTCTTCTCGCTCCTATTTAATCTGCTTACTacattttatttcctttttagtcGACCCATTTGCCATACACTATATTCAGTTATTCATTAGCTTTTCTCCTTTCAACCTTGGGATCTGAGCCCAGGTCATTTCTGGTGGAAGAAACCGGTAGCACGTGCTTCAAAAAaatccgctccacgtcagcttagATATCTCCCCTAAGAAGTTTAGGGTTCATCCGTCTCTTGCCGGTGTTATCGTCGGTGCACACGTCTTTAGTGGCCTTAGGGCCATGGGGCGTGGTTGATCCCAATCCTTGTTGGCGGGAGAGCCTTCCCCTTTTTTTGAGTTTTAATAGGGTTTGTGTCCTGTTTAGGAAGACGAGATAGCGATGACTTTCTGAAGATAAAATAAGGTTCTTCCCATTTAGCCTTCGTTTCGATGGTGCGCCTAGCATCGACGTTAGGCATGTGGAGGTGTGTCTTCAATGAATCTATATTTAATGGATTTGGTCAGATGTGGCCATCTTTCATCTTTGTTCGGGTGTCTTTAGATTGAAATGTTTCGATCTATGCCGCTCTTCATCATCGAGGATAGATGTTTTAGAGCGCTTGTCCTATGAGGTCTTAGCACGACGACTTTCCGACTGTCTACTACAACAAGTTTTATCGGCTCCGTCGAGGAAGAGACGACGGTGCGTCTTTAGCTTGCTTTAGTATTTGTAGTCATTGCTAGATGGTTTATGGATCGGATATATATGAAAgttttaataaataaataaatttccTGACGATTGAATAATAACAGTGAAAAAACTCGCACCGTTGTGGTAGAATTATTATCCCGGGAGGTGGGAGCATATACTCACGCTAGTGGACGGTTGTCTCACCGGGCATCATGTTCTCGGGAGCGGGAATCCAATATTCCTATTCCATTTGTGGAGTCAAGGTCAAAGACTGACGGAGCAGAGGAAACGACGACCATCCTCCGTCCGTTGCAACAGCAGGCAGAGCATCAAAGCACGAGCTTCCCATGTACGCCTCCGCGCGCGGTTCGCAGCCACACGTCTTCCCCGTCTCTCCTCCTAGTCTCCACCACTCTACTGCATCGCTACCACGCTCACCTTGCATCACCAGCTTGCGCTCCCGCAGATACAAGAACCGCACCGCGCGCGCCTACCGGAGGGTCACCGGAGCGTCGGACATGTCGGCCGCCGGCGACAGGTCAGCTACACCACACTGCCCGCTTCCGTTTCCTTCCCTTGGATCAACTGTATCCTCTGTTTTGTTGGTTCTTGACCGTCTGAAACCCTGGACTGAATCCGCGCGGAGCAGGGATCTGCGGGAGCTGGCGCCTCTCGAGGCGATCCTGTTCGACATCGACGGCACCCTCTGTGACTCCGACCCCTTCCACTTCCGCGCCTTCCGCGAGCTGCTGCAGGAGGTGCGCGCTTTTGCTTTTGCGTCGCTCCTCGCCTTTCCTCTGTCGCCGGCGGCTACCCTGTGCTGTGACCCCAAGTGGCCTGGCTGAATTCGGCCCGGTCTCTGAGCTGAGTCTCTCTGCAGGTTGGTTTCAACAATGGAGTCCCCATCACCGAGGAATTCTACAGCGCAAACATCAGCGGATGGCACAACGACGCCCTCGCCGGCGCGCTGTTCCCGGAGCTCGACCACGCCAAGGCCATGGAGTTCATGGATCGCAAGGAAGCCCTGTTCAGAAAGTAACCAATATTACCCTGCCTTAATACTGTAGCATGTTTTAGAGGATAGTAGTATGCATCGATCACTCTGAATGATTCGGCTTCAGATATTGCACCGATTGGCTACAGGCACAGAGTAGTCAGATTTCAGTACAACCATTCTAGCTTTTCTTAAAATACTAGGTTAACATATGTGGTGTAAATATTTGGATTAAAGCACCATTATGTTGTATTGTCAACCTGATCTAATTGTAgatagagattgacacgttgaggaACATTATGGCCTCATCTTAGGCAGCACTAATATTAATATTCACCGATATGCAATAAACCCTAATTTTGGTATCGTTTCCGATTCTGATACTATCAATCTGTTCAATTTATATGTGCACACAAACTGCGTCTGGACGATTGCGTAGAAAGTCTGTATTTACCGCTGAATCAAAACCATAATAATTTGGTCAAAACGTCATATGACAAAGCATATTTTGGTTCTGTTGAATCGCACATTCGAATGGTCAGAATTTACATTTTAGGTCTTGAAAGTGACCGTCCATTAACAATTTTACCAGtactttgatatggattttcttgtACACATttacaaaatgacatgattacaAAAAGTAGTAGTGAAAATTATACCATGTTTTTACTTGATGAATATAAAAATGTATCTAAACTTTATTCTGTATTTATCAGTTTACGTGAACTGTATGGATTTCGTACGAAAACCATTTTTCTGATATTCATCTATTCTAAATTCATACACCAAACGATTAGTAATAATTATCCACCTAATAAGGATTTATTCTGTATATATACACATTTCATTTCATTTTATGTATTTAAGGATTTCAATTGTGGTTAAAAATGAatttgttatttttattttgttattcTTTTAATTTATTTTGCAAATATATAATTGTATTCAATACCTCCCTTGTAAGATTTTGTTATTTTGTGAAGTATTTCATATCGAGTTTGTATTGAAACCAAATCGTTATTTTTTTGTTCCAATTTTTATACTATATATTGTGGTTCTATTTTGACACATCTAATAACAGTTTCTAGTATTACAAATAAATTCGAATTTAGCTATTTATAAATGGTATATGGAGCTGATTATAAAATCAAAATGTGCTGTTTTTATCTTATATTATTGTGCATTTCATATATAAAGCATAGTTCCCATCCGTATCAAAATAAGTGTAAAGCTATgacatttattttgaaacggaggaagtattattTTTTTGGTCTAGTAAAATTTATATACAACTAGATGAATATGCTTATTTCTAGTAAGAACTGGGTGTACTCCctctatctatatatatagggcctaatgcGTTTTTCGAGGCTAACTTTGACCACATTTTAGAGCAAAtaatatatgacatgcaagttacaCAAAGCATACCGTCAAATTCGTACATGAAAGGAGCtttcaatgatataatttttatattatactccctccgttcctaaatataagtcttttaagaggtttcattaaaaggactacatacagatgtatatagacatactttaaagtatagattcattcattttgctccgtatgtaggccTCTACTGAAatttctaaaaaaacttatatttaaaaacggagggagtacatctcaTATAATATTAATCTTATTAATAGTTAAATACAGTCCTAGAAAATGCATTAGGGCCTATatatatggatggagggagtacttattTCCACGTATAAAAACCGCGCAGGTTGGCGGCAGGAGAACTCAAGGGACTGGACGGCCTGAAGGAACTGTGCACATGGATCGAAGGCCGCAACCTGAAGCGGGCGGCGGTGACGAACGCGCCGAGGGCGAACGCGGAGCTCGTGCTGTCGCTCCTCGGGCTCACCAGCTTCTTCCCGGTGCTCGTCATCGGGAGCGAGTGTGAGAGGGCCAAGCCGTCCCCGGACCCGTACCTCAAGGCCCTCGAGCTCATCGGCGCGTCGCCCCATCACACGTTCATCTTCGAGGTAATCAAGATCCATTGTTCATCTGTTCATGCGCCATAGTTCAGAGGTCACGACGTCGATGAATGCACGTAGGAAGCAAGCCGTCATTTCTGTCTCGATATTGCATTGCCGATCGTGATGTTTCTGTTTCATTTGGTTTGCCAGGACTCCGCGTCCGGGGTCCAGGCCGGCGTCGCCGCCGGCGTGGCAGTGGTGGGCCTGACCACCGGGAACCCGGAGAAGGTGCTGAGGGACGCGGGGGCGAGCCTgctgatcgaggatttccgggaCCCGAAGCTGATGGCCATGCTTCAGGAGCTGGACCCTGCAGCTGCAGATAAGCAAGGCTGATGTTCGCGGACATGCTTGCTGACTGGACACCTAGTCGGTGATCCCAATTTTTCTAATTTCAATATTTCATCCTACACGAGCAATCGAGCATGAATAATTCTGCAACTATTTAACTTCCGCCGACGCGCGAATGCGTGATCAGAAGAGTTGAGCGCACACTTTCTATTCATTGGTCACCAAGGTTACTGTTGGGCCAGGGTACCTCCACATGAAGGTGTGTTggcaccccatcattagtccataAGTCTAACACATGTGAACCGTTGATCCTCGCTGTATTCAACGGTTGagagtgttttcagggaaagaaaaacaagaagaaaaccctagccactctatCCTTGCCGGCGTGGCTGCCATTCTGAGAGTGAAAGAGTGCACACAAGAGAAAACACAACTTGTgtgagagaggaaggagaagaagtgaAGGTTCTGTCCAGATTTGGTGCATCTCACTAGCAGTGTTCAACCTAGTGATTGGAGGCTCAAACGTGCTTGGATCGACCCCAAACGTGGTGAGCTCGTTCCTTACTTTGAGTACTTCGATCTAGTTAGCTGGTTTGAAGATTGGGTGAGTGGAGCATCAGATTTGAGAGTGATTTTGTCTGCTCTGACGGCTGCAGTTTCAGAACAGAGTATTTTTGGGAGACGAACAACTTGGGTAGGCAAACAGTGtctgattgagctgaaattttgaggggtctCAGGAACTCGTGTGTCTACTTATCTGCCAAATTTGGTGTTGTTTGGTTCAGCGGTTTAAGAGCAGCTTGCACTGAAGGGGACAGAAACTGTGTGTACTCTGTTTTGCTGAAATCTTGCCtcttgtggttgttgctgttgccggTTGGCAATGTGGAGAGTGTGTTATAACTATATCTAGTGGTTCTATAGAAGACTTTGTACTCATCATTCTCATAGTGAAGTTGTGTGAACCGGTCGGTCCACAACCATGGTTTTTTActcctcaacttgaggaggttTTTTCACGTTAAATCCTGTGTCACATGTGCATGTTGTTTGTGTTATTATGTTGCTTACTTGTTAGTTGAAGCTGTCCTCAAAGTTCATCACAAGAGAAGGAGGCTGTGTAGTGTGCATATTTGCTGTGTAGGTGAATTTGTGCAGCTCATTGTTGTTGTCCAGCCCCAACAAAGTGGTATTAGGGCCTTGGTTTGCTTGTGCAAATTGCTGATTTTCTTATGGTGAAAGATGGAAGTGAATACCAACAGGATGATATCTTTGAATGATACAAATTACCAAGCATGGAAGGGCAAGATGGAGGATTTGTTATATGTGAAAGAATACTGGAAGCCAGTGTTCTCCACTGAGATGCCGGAGGGCATTGGGGAAGGTCGGTGGAAGGTACTTCCTCGTCAAGCTTGTGGGTTTATTCGACAATGGATCGATGTCAATGTTTTGAACCATATCATTGATGAGACACATGAACACACCTTATGGCAGAAATTGGAAGAGTTGTTTGCCCGAAAAGAAGGTACAAACAAGATGTTCTTGATCAAACAATTGATGTGTTTGAGGTACAAAGAGGGCACTCTAATTACAGATCATGTGAATACATTCCAATGCATTATAAATCAGCTTTCTTCAATGTGAATAACATTTGAAGATGAAGTAAGAGCCTTGTTGCTACTAGGCTCACTACGGGACAACTAGGAGACCTTTAAGTTCACGATTTGCATTTCAGCACCTAATGGAGTTGTCACTTGGAATCTTGTGAAAACCAGGGTACTAAATGAAGAATCCAGAAAGGTGGCTGAAGCTAGTTCTTCCTCACATTCAGAGGTGCTAGTCACTCAGTCCAAGGGGATAAGCAAGAGCAGATATCCAGGTAAAGGGGCAGAAAGAGGTAGGAGAAAATCAAGAGGCAAGTATGCTGATTATGAGTGCCATCACTGCCATCATAAGGGCCACATT encodes:
- the LOC123438783 gene encoding uncharacterized protein LOC123438783, with product MASTLAPPRWHHPPPPSTGTGPGRLLHLSRSAVPARRGQLRRASTVSPRAFFGRADLDGLLQRAWRGANAGAERLSFEARQAAQRLDGRYSISRRVAEAARAARERAAEIDAELGVGRRWRSFSVDFSRSWPRYRRELSDFLATPIGRALSTLTFVWLALSGWLFRIFIFSTFVLPFAAPLLLGTFANRVAIEGSCPACKRRFVGYRNQVIRCMNCQNIVWQPNSRSSGGGGGSRSSASDVIDVEFEEK
- the LOC123411568 gene encoding haloacid dehalogenase-like hydrolase domain-containing protein Sgpp; this translates as MYASARGSQPHVFPVSPPSLHHSTASLPRSPCITSLRSRRYKNRTARAYRRVTGASDMSAAGDRDLRELAPLEAILFDIDGTLCDSDPFHFRAFRELLQEVGFNNGVPITEEFYSANISGWHNDALAGALFPELDHAKAMEFMDRKEALFRKLAAGELKGLDGLKELCTWIEGRNLKRAAVTNAPRANAELVLSLLGLTSFFPVLVIGSECERAKPSPDPYLKALELIGASPHHTFIFEDSASGVQAGVAAGVAVVGLTTGNPEKVLRDAGASLLIEDFRDPKLMAMLQELDPAAADKQG